From Quercus lobata isolate SW786 chromosome 1, ValleyOak3.0 Primary Assembly, whole genome shotgun sequence, one genomic window encodes:
- the LOC115983472 gene encoding aquaporin PIP2-7-like, with product MTKDVEVAEQGGEYSAKDYHDPPPAPLIDPEELTQWSFYRALTAEFIATLLFLYITVLTVIGYKSQTDPAKNADQCGGVGVLGIAWAFGGMIFVLVYCTAGISGGHINPAVTFGLFLARKVSLIRAVLYMVAQCLGAICGVGLVKAFQKSLYTKYGGGANELALGYNKGTGLGAEIIGTFVLVYTVFSATDPKRNARDSHVPVLAPLPIGFAVFMVHLATIPITGTGINPARSFGAAVIYNQTKAWDDQWLFWVGPFIGAAIAAFYHQYILRAAAIKALGSFRSNA from the exons ATGACAAAGGATGTTGAAGTTGCAGAGCAAGGAGGAGAGTACTCAGCTAAGGACTACCATGACCCACCTCCAGCTCCTTTGATCGACCCTGAGGAGCTAACCCAGTGGTCCTTTTACAGAGCTCTTACTGCAGAGTTCATTGCCACACTTCTTTTCCTTTACATCACAGTTTTGACTGTGATTGGGTACAAGAGCCAGACTGACCCCGCCAAGAACGCAGACCAATGTGGTGGGGTTGGTGTTCTTGGTATTGCTTGGGCCTTTGGTGGCATGATCTTCGTCCTTGTTTACTGCACTGCCGGTATCTCTG GAGGACACATAAACCCGGCGGTGACATTCGGGCTATTCTTGGCGAGGAAGGTGTCGCTGATCCGAGCAGTGTTGTACATGGTAGCACAGTGCTTGGGAGCAATCTGCGGAGTTGGGTTGGTGAAGGCGTTCCAGAAGTCACTCTACACTAAGTATGGAGGTGGAGCCAATGAGCTGGCACTTGGGTACAACAAGGGAACTGGATTGGGGGCAGAGATAATTGGTACCTTTGTTCTTGTCTACACTGTCTTCTCAGCCACTGACCCTAAGAGGAACGCTAGAGACTCCCATGTTCCT gTATTGGCACCCCTTCCCATTGGATTCGCTGTATTCATGGTTCACCTAGCCACAATCCCAATCACTGGTACTGGTATCAACCCAGCTAGAAGCTTTGGAGCCGCAGTGATCTACAACCAAACCAAGGCCTGGGATGACCAA TGGCTATTCTGGGTTGGACCTTTTATTGGAGCTGCCATCGCTGCCTTCTACCACCAATACATTCTTAGAGCAGCAGCCATTAAGGCTCTAGGATCCTTCAGGAGCAATGCTTAA